The sequence below is a genomic window from Campylobacter ornithocola.
TTTGGGTTTAAGCAAGTGGCAAAATTTTCGCTATGTTATTATGCCCCAAGCTTTAGGCATAGCTATGCCAAGTATTAGTGCAAATATCATTTTTCTACTTAAAGAAACTTCAGTGGTAAGTATCATTGCTTTAGCAGATTTAGTATATGTAGCTAAAGATCTTATAGGGCTTTATTATAAAAGTAATGAAGCTTTATTTGCTTTAGTACTTTGTTATTTGATTTTGATTTTACCTTTATCATTAGTGTTAAACCGTATAGAAAAAAGGTTAAACTATGTTTGAAATTTTAAATCAAGATACCTTTTTTAGACTAGCGCAAGGTTTAAAGGTTACTTTAGAGCTTTCATTTATCAGTGTTTTGATTTCATTGGTTGGGGGAGTTTTTTTTGGAATTTTAATGCATTCTAAAAACAAATTCCTTTATGCTTTTTGTCGTTTTATGCTTGAATTTGTACGTATTATGCCTTTGATTGTTTGGCTTTTTGTAGTACATTTTGGTTTGGCTAAATGGTTTGGGTGGCATTTGAGTGCTTTGGGTTCAAGTGTCATTGTTTTTAGTATTTGGGGTGTGTTTGAGATGATGGATTTAGTAAGATCTTCTTTAGCAAGCATACCAAAGCACCAGTATGAATCAGGACTTTCATTGGGATTTAATAAATTTGAAGTTTATCTTTTTATCATCATACCTTTATCTTTAAGAAGATTATTACCTATGAGTATTAATCTTTTTACAAGAATTATCAAAAGCACTTCAGTGATTTATCTAATAGGTGGTATAGAGCTTATTAAGGTAGGACAACAAGTAATTGAGTTAAATTTATTTCAAAATTCCTATACAGCTTTTGTGATTTATGGTTTGATTTTATTGATTTATTTTGTACTTTGTTATCCTTTATCGGTTTATTCAAAGTTTTTAGAGAAAAAATGGAGTTAATATGAGCATTTTAAAAATACAAAATTTACAAAAATATTATGATAAACATCATGTTTTGAAAGATATTAACTTAGAAGTAAATCAAAAAGAAGTAGTGGTTATACTAGGTCCAAGTGGTTGTGGTAAATCTACGCTTTTAAGATGTATTAATGGTTTAGAAGAAATGGCAGATGGAGTTATTTTTGTTGATGATGAAAAAATTGATAAAAACTATAAAAAATGGACGCAAATTCGTCAGAAAATAGGTATGGTTTTTCAATCTTACGAGCTTTTTGATCATTTAAATGTTGAACAAAACATACTTTTAGGCCCTTTAAAAGTGCAAAAAAGAAAAAAAGAAGAAGTTTTAAAAGAAGCAAAATACTGGCTTGAAAGAGTAGGACTTTTGCATAAATTAAAAGCTTACCCTAAGGAGTTAAGTGGTGGACAAAAGCAACGTATAGCGATAGTTAGAAGTCTTTGTATGAATCCTGAAATTATGCTTTTTGATGAAGTTACAGCAGCGCTTGATCCTGAAATTGTGCGTGAAGTTTTAGATGTGATTTTAAACTTAGCAAAAGATGGTATGACTATGCTTATAGTTACGCATGAAATGGGTTTTGCAAAAGCTGTTGCTGATAAAATAGTTTTTATGGATGATGGAAAAATAGTAGAAATTTCAACTCCTGATGAGTTCTTTGAAAATCCAAAGACAGATCGTGCGAAAAAATTTCTCAATTTATTTGATTTTCATCGTTAAATTTACTTTTTGAAATATTTGTTTAAAAAAATAATATAATGTTTAAAAATCAAAATTAAATCCACAAAGGACAAGGATATGAAAAAAATTTTTCTTTTATCGTTTTTGATGGCACTCCTTTTTAGTGCATGCTCAAATTCAAATTCTAATGAAAATTCTATAGAAAAAATCAAACAGCAAGGTGTAATTCGCATAGGTGTTTTTGGTGATAAACCTCCATTTGGTTACCTAGATGCACAAGGGAAAAATCAAGGCTATGATGTGTATTTTGCTAAACGCATAGCAAAAGAGCTTTTAAATGATGAATCTAAAGTACAATTTGTTTTAGTTGAGGCAGCTAACAGAGTAGAATTTCTAGAGTCAAATAAGGTTGATTTGATCTTAGCAAATTTTACGAAAACTCCAGAAAGAGAAGCTGTTGTAGATTTTGCTCTACCTTATATGAAAGTTGCTCTTGGTGTGATAGCTCCAAAAAATTCGGATATCAAAACCATAGATGATTTGAAAAATAAAACTTTAATCCTTAACAAAGGTACAACAGCAGATGCTTTTTTTACAAAAAATATGCCAGAAATTAAAACGATTAAATTTGATCAAAATACAGAAACATTCGCAGCTTTAATCGGAAAAAGAGGCGATGCATTAAGCCATGATAATGCATTGCTTTTTGCTTGGACTAAAGAAAATCCGAATTTCGAAGTGGTGATTAAAGAACTTGGTAATCATGATGTTATAGCCCCAGCTGTAAAAAAAGGTGATCAAGCAATGCTAAATTTTATTAATGATTTAATTTTAAAACTAGAAAATGAGCAGTTTTTCCATAAAGCATATGATGAAACTTTAAAACCATTTTTTAGTAATGATATAAAAGCTGATGATGTAGTAATTGAAGGTGGCAAAATTTAATAATGCAAAAAGCTTTTAAAAATACCATCTATGCTTCTTTGGGTGGTATTTTAGAATTTTATGATTTTGTTTTATTTATCTTTTTTGCAAATGTTTTTGCAAAAATCTTCTTTCCTCAAAATGATGATTTTTGGTCTTTGATTTATGCTTATGTAGCTTTTGGGGCAGGGTATTTAGCTAGACCTTTTGGAGCTATAGTATTTGCTCATTTTGCAGATATCAAGGGTAGAAAAAATGTTTTTTATATAAGTATGCTTTTAATGGTAGTGCCTAGTTTTGTTTTGGCTTTTTTACCAACTTATGAGAGTATAGGCTTAATGGCTACTATTATACTTTTTGCAATAAGAATTTCTCAAGGTCTTGCCATAGGTGCAGAAGTAAGTAGTGCTTGGATTTTTGTGAGTGAGTTTGTGAGTAAAAAAAGACTTGGTTTGGCACTAGGTTTTATTTCAGCAACTTTGACTTTAGGTTTATTGCTTGGAAATTTAGCTACTTTGGCTGTGTATGAGTATTTTAGTAAAGAAGAAGTAGAAAAATTCGCTTGGAGAATTCCTTTTTTTATAGGAGGTTTTTTTGGGATTTTGGCTTTATTCTTAAGAACGAAACTTAATGAAACTCCAGCTTTTAAAAACATAAAAAGCAAAGAAAAAATTTTGAATTTTCCACTTTTACAAGCTTTAAAAACACATAAAAAAAGTATGTTAATATGTGCTTTGCTTACTATAGTTTTAACAAGTGGTGTTGCGACTTTAATGATTTTACCGCAGTATTTTGAAGGTTTACTAGGAGTAAACAAAACTACAGCTTTGTTATACCAAAACCTAGCTATAATCATGATTATTTTGGGTAGTTTATTGCAAGGTTATTTAGCTGATATACTAGGTCATTTTAAAATTTGTGCGTTTTTTACATTGTTATTTGGAATTTTTGGAATATCGTTTAGTTTTTATAATGAGTGGTTTTTAATGTTTTATTTGTTAGCTTGTTTTTCTCAAGGTATTATTGCTTTTGCACCTATTTTTATGACTCAAATTTTTAAAACAGAACTACGATCAAGTGGATTGTCTTTTGCTTATAATATTTCTTATGCGATTTTAGGTTTTATAACCCCTTTTATTGTTAATTTTATGTATGAGAAATATTTTTATATTTACATTGCTTTTACATTTATTGCTAGTTTATTAAGTGTGTTTTTAGTAAAAAGATCTTTTAAAAATTTATAATATTATTTTTATTCAAACCCCCACCTTTCATAAATCCCTATTTCACCATATCCCCCTCCCATATTTCTCATTATAAAACTATTTTACTCTTATTTATATTTCAGTTTAAATTTATGATTTTGTATTTATAATTTCTAACTTATTAATGAAATATCAGCTAGTTTTTTTATAAATTTACAGCTGTTAGTTAATTAAAGATATTAATATTAATCTTTGAAAGGATATTTTAGTCTAAAGTCACATTGCACCCTATGGGGGGGGGGGAACGATAATTTTCGTTTTAACTTACACTCTTTAAGTTTAAATCTTTTTAAATCTTATAAACATTCTAAACTTTTAAAACTTTCTTTACTAACTATTTTATCACTAAGTTCTTTAAATGCAGCCACACAAGCTACTTATGATAATACTTTAAAAGCTTATGTTATTAAAAAACATGGTTTTAATGATGAAAGTGTATATGATAATACTAATGATACTTATAAGTTTTTAAATGGTAAAAACTTCTATGGTCAATTAGCTACTAATAAAAATCTTTCTAATATCACTTTAATCTATGATAATCCCAAATCAAAACATATGAACTTTAGTGATATGAGATTAAAACAAGAAATACTTACTCCAAATATAAAAGAAGATATCTTTGTAGTAAATGGCTTTCATGGAGCATATTCTGCTAATAATAGCATTAATCAAATAAGCTATATACCTTTTTTAGTTTCAGCTTATACCTTTAATGCTAAAGCTAATAATAATACCCTAACATTAAAAGCAGGAGAATTATCTTCTATATATTATTTAAAACCTACTAATAAAGAAGTAATGAATCCTAAAGCTACAGGTTTAGATAATAAATATAATTTTTTAATTACCCCAGCTATAGCAAGAAAGGGTGAAGCTAGTAATAATACTTTAAATTATTTAAAAGATGCTTATGTGAATATGGGTGTTGAAAACACTTATACCTTAGTTTTAAATGGTGCTCCTTATGTAGTAGGTGCTTTTGGAGTGGATGCTAATACTAATAATAATAGTGTTATATTAAACAAAGGAGTAAAGATAGACTTTCATACTACTCCTTATAGACAAGGTGCTTTAGGAGAGAGTATTTTTGATGAGAGAATGACTCATATTTTAGGTGCTATGAGCTACAATGCTAATGCTAATAAAAACAAACTCATTATAGATGGAGCTTCTTTAGTAGTTCATGGACCAAGTGGAGCTTATTCAACATCAGCTGCTACACATTTAGGTGGAGCCTTTGTTGATGTAAATAATAATCAAAACTACCAAGTTAGTGAAAACACCACCTTAATCAATGATTTAAAACTAGATTTAAGAGTAGATACTAAAAATACCCCATTAGCTTATAATGCTGTATTAAATGGAGAAATCTATGGAGGTAAGATCACTCAAGGTAATGCTCATAAAAATACTATAGAAGTTAAAGACTTACAAACCTTACTTGCTCTAAATACTAATATAGAAGTAAAAGCACTCTTAGACTTTTATGCAGGATTTGCAAGTAATGGCTATGCTAATGATAATAAGATTAATATAAATCTTAAAAAACCTTTTGAGATTAATGCTAATTTTACTGGAGAGAATGAATTTAATCTTTATGGAGCTTATGCTAGTAAGGGTGCTAGTAGAAATAGTGTGAATATAAAAGGGGATTTAACCCAAGAAAGTGTAGTAGAAAACTATCAAGATAAAATTTCAATCACAGCAGCTAAGGTATTAAGTGGAAAAGCAGATAATAATAAAATTAATCTAAGCTCATCTAATGTATCTATACCTTTATATATTTATGGAGTTAGTAAAACTACTTTAGATAATAAAGACTATTATGCACAAACAGCAAGTGATAATATTATTAATTTAAAAGAAGTAAAATCAGCTAGAAACCTAACCACTATTATAGAAGCAAATAATTTAGAAAAAAATACCATTAATTATGATTTAGTTCAATCTTTATCTAATGCTTCTAATATAGATAAGGGTTCTAAAATCATTTTAAGAGCTAATGAAAACGCTTTAGATAATACTTTAAACATTAAAGATTATTCAAGTGCTGCTTATGATAATGTATATGTTATTAGTGCTAAAGAAGAAAGTGCTAATAATAATATTAGCTTTACAAATTTAGCACTAGGTACAGCTTCTGATAAAAGAGAAGGTAGGGTATTAATTAGTGCAGGTATAGCTAAAAATACTCATGATAATTATATCCATATAGCTAATTTAAATATAGATGAGTATAAAAACAATGAAGCTATTATTATAAGTGCTTCTGGTGTATATAGTGAAAATGATAAAAGCTATAATAATACTTTATATTTAAGTGGTAATACTAATATATTTAATAATACTAAAATAGATATATTAGCAGGTAGCTTTTTACAAACCCAAACTGATAATGGTTTTACTCCAAAAGCCATAAAGCATAAAAACAATACTAATAATCATCTTTATTTAAATACTAATATCAGTGCAAAGCTAGTAAATAACTTTGATCATTATAGCTTTATCTTAAAAGATGATACAAAGAATTATTTAAGTGCTAATGAAGCTATTAATTTAAGTGAAAAAACTTCTATTAATGTTTATACCAACAATAATATAAAAAATAAAAGCTTTATTCTAATGCAAAGTGAAAAAGGCTTTATAAATGAGGATAATAAACAACTAGATCAAAAAGATTTACAAAGCTTATTAGACATTATCACTAAAAACAATCAAAGCTTACATAAAAACATTAAAGCAAAGGTTCAAAAGGCTAAATACACTCTAAGTGCAAGTAAAGATGCAAAAAGCATAGTAGTGAATTTAAATTAAAAACAAAAATAAAAACAATAAGGATATATCATGAAAGCACATCATAAACTCTCAAATCATATCATACTCTCAGGTATAACAGTATCAATGCTTTTTTCTCCACTAATGGCTTTACCTAGTGGAGGTAAATTTACTCATGGGACTAGTGGAACTATATCTGGTCCATACTTTGATAAAAATACTGGTAAAAACACTATTGATATCACAGGTAAAACACCAAATAAAAATAGCCATGTTATCCAATGGGGTGGTGGTTTTAGTATAAATAAGGGTGAAAGTGTAAATTTTAAAGGTCAAGGACAAAACTACCTAAACATTGCTCATGGAACAAGTAAATCTACTATAGATGGCTTATTAAATGCAAGTGGTAATAATGTCTTTTTAATCAACCCTAATGGAGTAATCATTACTAAAAATGGAATTATCAATGCTAATCGCTTTGTGGCTTCTACTTCGTCTTTAGAAGCAACACATTTCGAGAAATTTAAAGAGCAAGGTGCTTCTTTTTCTCCTGTATTTAAACCATCTAAGGGTGGTAATGTAGTGAATATGGGTAATATTAATGCTAATAATGTATTACTTATAGGGAATAAGGTAGATATACAAGGTGGTAGTACCAATGGTATGCATAATGCAAATACTAGTGGTGATGCTTTAAAAAGACCAAGTGGTAATACGGCTAATAAGGTTCATTTGGTAGGAAATGAAGTTTACATACTAGCAGATGGTATTAATTCAGATTCTATTATAGCTAGTGCTTATAGTAAAGGTGCCTTACAGCAATCTACTACATCTTATTATAATTATGGTAATAGTCTAGGTAAACTTAACTTTATTACTCAAGAATATGACAATATAGATAAAGCAAATTTAGGCGATAAAAAATTAGTAACTAAAGATAAATTTGAAAAACATGCAACTATAGCTTCTGATATAGATTGGTGGCATTTTGCTAAGGGATGGAATGAAAATAAAAATGAAATGAGAGATTTTTTTGATACCTATAAATTAACTAATGATGTTGATTTTGGTGGAAATCAAGGAAAAAACTATGCAAACTATTGTATAGATGGATTAGGGTGTACCAATATGATAGTAGGCTACAATGATGCTTTTACAAAAACTTTTGATGGACAAAGGTATACACTTAAGAATATCAATATAGATACAACAAACTTAGATAATAA
It includes:
- a CDS encoding MFS transporter — its product is MQKAFKNTIYASLGGILEFYDFVLFIFFANVFAKIFFPQNDDFWSLIYAYVAFGAGYLARPFGAIVFAHFADIKGRKNVFYISMLLMVVPSFVLAFLPTYESIGLMATIILFAIRISQGLAIGAEVSSAWIFVSEFVSKKRLGLALGFISATLTLGLLLGNLATLAVYEYFSKEEVEKFAWRIPFFIGGFFGILALFLRTKLNETPAFKNIKSKEKILNFPLLQALKTHKKSMLICALLTIVLTSGVATLMILPQYFEGLLGVNKTTALLYQNLAIIMIILGSLLQGYLADILGHFKICAFFTLLFGIFGISFSFYNEWFLMFYLLACFSQGIIAFAPIFMTQIFKTELRSSGLSFAYNISYAILGFITPFIVNFMYEKYFYIYIAFTFIASLLSVFLVKRSFKNL
- a CDS encoding amino acid ABC transporter ATP-binding protein; its protein translation is MSILKIQNLQKYYDKHHVLKDINLEVNQKEVVVILGPSGCGKSTLLRCINGLEEMADGVIFVDDEKIDKNYKKWTQIRQKIGMVFQSYELFDHLNVEQNILLGPLKVQKRKKEEVLKEAKYWLERVGLLHKLKAYPKELSGGQKQRIAIVRSLCMNPEIMLFDEVTAALDPEIVREVLDVILNLAKDGMTMLIVTHEMGFAKAVADKIVFMDDGKIVEISTPDEFFENPKTDRAKKFLNLFDFHR
- a CDS encoding cysteine ABC transporter substrate-binding protein, coding for MALLFSACSNSNSNENSIEKIKQQGVIRIGVFGDKPPFGYLDAQGKNQGYDVYFAKRIAKELLNDESKVQFVLVEAANRVEFLESNKVDLILANFTKTPEREAVVDFALPYMKVALGVIAPKNSDIKTIDDLKNKTLILNKGTTADAFFTKNMPEIKTIKFDQNTETFAALIGKRGDALSHDNALLFAWTKENPNFEVVIKELGNHDVIAPAVKKGDQAMLNFINDLILKLENEQFFHKAYDETLKPFFSNDIKADDVVIEGGKI
- a CDS encoding amino acid ABC transporter permease, which produces MFEILNQDTFFRLAQGLKVTLELSFISVLISLVGGVFFGILMHSKNKFLYAFCRFMLEFVRIMPLIVWLFVVHFGLAKWFGWHLSALGSSVIVFSIWGVFEMMDLVRSSLASIPKHQYESGLSLGFNKFEVYLFIIIPLSLRRLLPMSINLFTRIIKSTSVIYLIGGIELIKVGQQVIELNLFQNSYTAFVIYGLILLIYFVLCYPLSVYSKFLEKKWS